A stretch of the Lactuca sativa cultivar Salinas chromosome 9, Lsat_Salinas_v11, whole genome shotgun sequence genome encodes the following:
- the LOC128128996 gene encoding uncharacterized protein LOC128128996 — protein sequence MFSSNDVISGLVANVNEVNFSDFEKCETSVKSKFTKKPFPSVKRTTSLLELIHSDICELNGILTRGGKSKAYRLLDIESGVVVESKDVKFFEDKFSKDEENSSHTTPTSTSREIPPPPPIVEETRRSTRAGIKKIFGDDFDSYLVEGTQKKVTREVIFSINLDDDHKTLTESMTSRDTPLWKEAINDEMDSIMGILETKKYLSSKFKMKDIGEVDTILGIKVKTTCGQISLSQSHYIEKVLKKFQHLNIKEFITPFDSSVKLNVNSGRAVAQLEYVSAVGSMVYVTHCTRPDIAFIVRKLSQYIVNPGMEHWKAVGRVL from the exons atgtttt cTAGTAATGATGTAATTAGTGGATTGGTTGCTAATGTGAATGAAGTGAACTTTTCTG attttgaaaaatgtgAAACATCTGTGAAATCAAAGTTCACTAAGAAACCATTTCCATCAGTTAAGAGAACCACATCATTGCTTGAGTTGATACATTCTGATATATGTGAATTAAATGGAATCCTTACTCGAGGAGGAAAAAG CAAGGCTTACAGGTTATTAGATATTGAATCAGGTGTTGTTGTGGAATCCAAAGATGTGAAATTCTTTGAGGACAAGTTTTCTAAGGATGAAGAAAACTCCAGtcatacaacacctacaagtaCTTCTCGAGAAATAcccccacctcctcctattgtggAGGAAACAAGGAGAAGTACTAGGGCTGgaataaagaaaatttttggaGATGATTTCGATTCTTATTTGGTCGAAGGAACGCAAAAGAAAGTGACAAGAGAGGTCATCTTTTCCATTAACTTGGATGATGATCATAAGACCTTGACTGAATCCATGACATCTCGAGATACTCCTTTGTGGAAGGAAGCCATCAATGACGAAATGGATTCAATTATGG GTATTCTTGAGACAAAGAAATACCTATCATCGAAGTTTAAGATGAAAGATATTGGAGAAGTTGATACAATTCTTGGTATCAAGGTGAAAACGACATGTGGTCAGATTTCTCTGAGTCAATCTCATTACATAGAGAAAGTTCTGAAAAAGTTTCAGCATTTGAACATTAAGGAATTCATTACTCCTTTTGATTCAAGTGTGAAACTAAATGTGAATTCTGGTCGAGCAGTGGCTCAACTAGAATATGTTAGTGCAGTTGGAAGCATGGTGTATGTCACTCACTGCACTCGACCTGACATCGCATTCATTGTAAGAAAACTGAGTCAGTATATTGTTAATCCAGGGATGGAGCACTGGAAGGCAGTGGGTAGAGTACTATGA